A single Oryctolagus cuniculus chromosome 18, mOryCun1.1, whole genome shotgun sequence DNA region contains:
- the U2AF1L4 gene encoding splicing factor U2AF 26 kDa subunit — protein sequence MAEYLASIFGTEKDKVNCSFYFKIGACRHGDRCSRLHNKPTFSQTIVLLNLYRNPQNTAQTADGSHCHVSDVEVQEHYDNFFEEVFTELQEKYGEIEEMNVCDNLGDHLVGNVYVKFRREEDAERAVAELNNRWFNGQAVHAELSPVTDFRESCCRQYEMGECTRGGFCNFMHLRPISRNLRRQLYGRGPRRRSPPRSHAGHRPRERNRRHSPDHRHGRF from the exons GGTTAACTGCTCTTTTTACTTTAAGATCGGGGCCTGCCGGCACGGAGACCGGTGCTCTCGGCTTCACAACAAACCGACTTTCAGCCAG ACTATAGTGCTGCTCAACCTGTACCGGAATCCACAGAACACGGCCCAAACAGCAGACGGCTCGCATT GTCACGTGAGCGACGTGGAGGTGCAGGAACACTACGATAACTTCTTCGAG GAGGTGTTCACAGAGCTGCAGGAGAAGTACGGGGAGATCGAGGAGATGAACGTCTGCGACAACCTGGGCGACCACCTCGTGGGCAACGTCTACGTCAAG TTCCGGCGGGAGGAGGATGCGGAGCGGGCAGTGGCTGAACTCAATAACCGCTGGTTCAATGGGCAAGCCGTGCACGCCGAGCTGTCTCCTGTCACCGACTTCCGGGAGTCCTGCTGTCGGCAGTACGAGATGGG GGAATGCACCCGAGGCGGCTTCTGCAACTTCATGCACCTGCGGCCCATTTCCCGGAACCTGCGGCGGCAGCTCTACGGGCGGGGACCCAGGCGCAG GTCACCCCCAAGGTCCCACGCTGGCCATCGTCCCCGAGAGAGGAACAGACGGCATTCTCCGGACCACCGGCACGGCCGCTTCTGA
- the IGFLR1 gene encoding IGF-like family receptor 1 isoform X2 translates to MGPRRLFLAAVLFLAQAAPPEASQYCCSLEYWNPDNKCCSSCLQRFGPPPCPDYEFVENCGLNDSGDLLTYPFKKCAPGQCNPDGAELCRPCGTGAPAPTPAGHCGRTQPRCRERPVPAKSLCLPTPREQSNPSSQEPSSPASSSLLWTTKSNISRPSFVLPLVLVLLLVLVLLVTVAVTVLLALRRHHPPEGKTAALPCPGLDGEESNTYPLSLPSPSPGTVEASEAGSTGKERSLHGHLSTEVRNLASQPLSRLLDELEVLEELILLLDPEPGPGGGGTCGTTRHLAARYGLPAAWSTFAYSLRPSRSPLRGLIEMVVAREPGATVGQFAAHLAQIGRADALLVLSKLD, encoded by the exons aTGGGGCCCAGACGCCTCTTCCTGGCAGCCGTGCTGTTTCTGGCCCAGGCAGCACCACCGGAAGCCTCCCAGTACTGCTGCAGCCTTGAGTACTGGAACCCAGACAACAAGTGCtgcagcagctgcctgcagcgctTCGGGCCGCCCCCCTGCCCGG ACTATGAGTTCGTGGAAAACTGTGGGCTCAATGACTCTGGAGACCTCTTAACATACCCGTTCAAAAAGTGTGCTCCTGGCCAGTGCAACCCGGATGGCGCGGAACTGTGCAGACCCTGCGGCACTGGAGCCCCAGCCCCTACTCCGGCTGGGCACTGTGGCAGAACCCAGCCACGCTGCAGAGAG AGGCCTGTCCCTGCCAAGAGCCTCTGCCTCCCAACACCTAGAGAACAGAGCAACCCTAGCTCCCAAGAGCCCAGCTCACCGGCGAGTTCCAGTCTCTTGTGGACAACTAAGAGCAACATCTCTCGGCCAAGTTTTGTCTTGCCTTTGGTGCTGGTCCTGCTCCTGGTGCTGGTCCTGCTTGTGACCGTGGCAGTGACTGTCCTGCTCGCTCTGCGGAGGCATCACCCACCTGAGGGAAAAACCGCCGCCCTCCCCTGTCCTGGCTTGGATGGTGAAGAATCCAACACCTACCCGCTCTCCTTGCCCTCCCCTTCTCCAGGCACCGTGGAGGCATCAGAGGCAGGCAGCACAGGGAAGGAGCGCTCTCTGCATGGACACTTGAGCACGG agGTGCGAAACCTGGCGTCACAGCCCCTGTCTCGCCTCCTGGATGAGCTGGAGGTGCTGGAGGAACTGATCTTGCTGCTGGaccctgagcctgggccaggtgggGGAGGGACCTGCGGTACCACTAGACACCTGGCTGCGAGGTAcgggctgcctgctgcctggtCTACCTTCGCCTACTCACTGCGGCCCAGTCGATCGCCACTGCGGGGCCTGATAGAGATGGTAGTGGCCAGGGAGCCAGGCGCCACTGTGGGCCAGTTTGCTGCACACCTGGCCCAGATAGGGCGGGCAGATGCACTGCTGGTGCTGTCCAAGCTTGACTGA
- the IGFLR1 gene encoding IGF-like family receptor 1 isoform X1: MGCGPMPSTSRVLRATWIPWRLPSGPGACVGDGALEFCAPHIHFLLLPGFPAKCGRGAVVCDSKSRGLVPRAAGPAWMGPRRLFLAAVLFLAQAAPPEASQYCCSLEYWNPDNKCCSSCLQRFGPPPCPDYEFVENCGLNDSGDLLTYPFKKCAPGQCNPDGAELCRPCGTGAPAPTPAGHCGRTQPRCRERPVPAKSLCLPTPREQSNPSSQEPSSPASSSLLWTTKSNISRPSFVLPLVLVLLLVLVLLVTVAVTVLLALRRHHPPEGKTAALPCPGLDGEESNTYPLSLPSPSPGTVEASEAGSTGKERSLHGHLSTEVRNLASQPLSRLLDELEVLEELILLLDPEPGPGGGGTCGTTRHLAARYGLPAAWSTFAYSLRPSRSPLRGLIEMVVAREPGATVGQFAAHLAQIGRADALLVLSKLD, from the exons ATGGGATGTGGACCCATGCCATCTACATCCAGAGTTCTTAGAGCCACCTGGATACCTTGGAGGCTTCCCTCGGGGCCAGGGGCTTGTGTGGGTGATGGGGCTCTGGAATTCTGTGCCCCCCATATCCACTTTCTTCTTCTGCCTGGGTTTCCTGCAAAGTGTGGAAGAGGCGCTGTGGTCTGTGATTCGAAGTCCCGTGGTCTCGTCCCCcgggctgctggccctgcctggaTGGGGCCCAGACGCCTCTTCCTGGCAGCCGTGCTGTTTCTGGCCCAGGCAGCACCACCGGAAGCCTCCCAGTACTGCTGCAGCCTTGAGTACTGGAACCCAGACAACAAGTGCtgcagcagctgcctgcagcgctTCGGGCCGCCCCCCTGCCCGG ACTATGAGTTCGTGGAAAACTGTGGGCTCAATGACTCTGGAGACCTCTTAACATACCCGTTCAAAAAGTGTGCTCCTGGCCAGTGCAACCCGGATGGCGCGGAACTGTGCAGACCCTGCGGCACTGGAGCCCCAGCCCCTACTCCGGCTGGGCACTGTGGCAGAACCCAGCCACGCTGCAGAGAG AGGCCTGTCCCTGCCAAGAGCCTCTGCCTCCCAACACCTAGAGAACAGAGCAACCCTAGCTCCCAAGAGCCCAGCTCACCGGCGAGTTCCAGTCTCTTGTGGACAACTAAGAGCAACATCTCTCGGCCAAGTTTTGTCTTGCCTTTGGTGCTGGTCCTGCTCCTGGTGCTGGTCCTGCTTGTGACCGTGGCAGTGACTGTCCTGCTCGCTCTGCGGAGGCATCACCCACCTGAGGGAAAAACCGCCGCCCTCCCCTGTCCTGGCTTGGATGGTGAAGAATCCAACACCTACCCGCTCTCCTTGCCCTCCCCTTCTCCAGGCACCGTGGAGGCATCAGAGGCAGGCAGCACAGGGAAGGAGCGCTCTCTGCATGGACACTTGAGCACGG agGTGCGAAACCTGGCGTCACAGCCCCTGTCTCGCCTCCTGGATGAGCTGGAGGTGCTGGAGGAACTGATCTTGCTGCTGGaccctgagcctgggccaggtgggGGAGGGACCTGCGGTACCACTAGACACCTGGCTGCGAGGTAcgggctgcctgctgcctggtCTACCTTCGCCTACTCACTGCGGCCCAGTCGATCGCCACTGCGGGGCCTGATAGAGATGGTAGTGGCCAGGGAGCCAGGCGCCACTGTGGGCCAGTTTGCTGCACACCTGGCCCAGATAGGGCGGGCAGATGCACTGCTGGTGCTGTCCAAGCTTGACTGA